In the Brassica napus cultivar Da-Ae chromosome A7, Da-Ae, whole genome shotgun sequence genome, one interval contains:
- the LOC106428723 gene encoding probable polyol transporter 4, whose protein sequence is MTLPAVENDGGSVFPADSIGNKRNKYQRMDSDAEETREDNHRSRSRKYVMACAFFASLNNVLLGYDVGVMSGAVLFIQQDLNITEVQTEVLIGSLSIISLFGSLAGGRTSDSIGRKWTMALAALVFQTGAAVMAVAPSFEVLMIGRTFAGIGIGLGVMIAPVYIAEISPTVARGFLTSFPEIFINLGILLGYVSNYAFSGLSVHISWRIMLAVGILPSVFIGFALCVIPESPRWLVLKGQVDKAREVLIKTNERDDEAEERLAEIQLAAAKTEGGEERPVWRELLSPSPAVRKMLIVGFGIQCFQQITGIDATVYYSPEILKEAGIQDETKLLAATVAVGITKTLFILFATFMIDSVGRKPLLYVSTVGMTLCLFSLSFTLTFLGQGTLGIALALLFVCGNVAFFSIGMGPVCWVLTSEIFPLRLRAQASALGAVGNRVCSGLVAMSFLSVSRAITVGGTFFVFSLVSALSVVFVYMLVPETSGKSLEQIELMFQGGVERKGGEVELGDAERLVRKDQEF, encoded by the exons ATGACTCTTCCGGCGGTAGAAAATGACGGTGGCTCTGTTTTTCCGGCGGACTCTATCGGAAACAAGAGGAATAAGTATCAGAGAATGGACTCCGACGCAGAGGAAACTCGTGAGGATAATCATCGCAGCAGATCCAGAAAATACGTTATGGCCTGCGCCTTCTTTGCGTCCTTGAACAACGTTCTTCTCGGATACG ATGTTGGTGTAATGAGCGGTGCGGTGTTGTTCATTCAGCAGGATCTCAACATAACCGAAGTGCAGACGGAGGTCCTCATCGGCAGCCTCAGCATCATCTCTCTCTTCGGCAGCTTAGCCGGCGGCAGAACCTCTGACTCCATCGGCAGGAAATGGACCATGGCCTTGGCTGCTCTCGTCTTCCAGACCGGCGCTGCCGTCATGGCGGTTGCTCCTTCCTTCGAGGTTCTCATGATCGGAAGAACTTTCGCCGGGATCGGTATCGGACTCGGCGTCATGATTGCTCCCGTTTACATCGCGGAGATATCTCCCACGGTGGCTAGAGGCTTCCTCACTTCGTTCCCTGAGATCTTTATCAACTTAGGGATCTTGCTCGGCTATGTCTCCAACTACGCCTTCTCGGGGCTCTCCGTGCATATCAGCTGGAGGATCATGCTTGCTGTTGGTATCCTTCCTTCGGTGTTTATAGGATTTGCGCTCTGCGTGATCCCTGAATCGCCGAGGTGGCTGGTGTTGAAAGGTCAAGTGGACAAAGCACGAGAGGTTCTCATTAAGACGAACGAGAGagatgatgaagctgaagaGCGGCTTGCTGAGATACAACTGGCGGCTGCGAAGACAGAAGGCGGCGAGGAGAGACCCGTGTGGCGTGAGCTTCTTAGCCCATCTCCTGCTGTGAGAAAAATGCTCATCGTTGGGTTTGGGATCCAATGTTTCCAGCAGATCACAGGAATCGACGCCACAGTCTACTATAGCCCAGAGATTCTGAAAGAGGCAGGGATACAAGACGAGACCAAGCTGCTCGCTGCAACTGTTGCTGTCGGGATTACGAAAACGTTGTTCATACTCTTCGCCACCTTCATGATCGATAGCGTTGGAAGGAAACCGCTGCTTTACGTTAGCACCGTTGGAATGACTCTTTGTCTCTTTAGTCTAAGCTTCACTCTCACGTTTCTCGGCCAAGGAACGCTTGGCATAGCCTTGGCGCTTCTTTTTGTTTGCGGGAATGTTGCCTTCTTCTCTATTGGGATGGGACCTGTCTGCTGGGTCTTGACGTCGGAGATCTTCCCTTTACGGCTAAGAGCGCAGGCATCAGCGCTTGGAGCTGTCGGGAACAGGGTCTGCAGCGGTCTGGTGGCCATGTCTTTCCTTTCGGTGTCACGCGCCATCACTGTCGGAGGAACGTTCTTTGTATTCTCCCTTGTGTCTGCGCTCTCGGTTGTCTTTGTGTACATGCTAGTCCCGGAGACGAGCGGGAAGTCGCTGGAGCAaatagagttgatgtttcagggtggGGTGGAAAGGAAAGGTGGTGAAGTTGAGCTTGGAGATGCTGAGCGTCTTGTGCGCAAGGATCAAGAGTTTTGA
- the LOC106428678 gene encoding pentatricopeptide repeat-containing protein At2g16880, with protein MKYKIVSNFRFRSLGLFRFSHHNEKANQTFLLDDANQTSIPTTMATLKPPESQLLKTLSSILTSDKTHILETLNPYIPQITQPLLLSLFSSPSLAKRPETLLSLFHWAKTSTPEAFPSDSPLPLLSVVRSLISHHKFADAKSLLVSHILTTSDGPLSLSNSLLHPNLHLSPPPSKALLDVSLGAYLQAGKPHVALHIFQKMVRLKLKPNPLTCNTLLIGLVRYPSSFSLANARQVFHDMVKLGVSLNAKTFNVLIHGFCLEGKLDDAVGMIERMVSEFSVQPDNVTYNTVLKAMSKKGRLNEVKELLLDMKKNGLVPNKDTYNNLVYGYCKLGSLTEAFQIVELMKQTNMLPDLRTYNMLMNGLCNEGSIKEALELVDEMKELKLLPDVVTYNTLIDGCFELGRSLDAKKLMEQMVNLGVKPNQVTHNISLKWLCKEGKMEEVSRKVKELVEVHGFSPDRVTYHTLIKGYLKAGDLNGALEMMREMGQKGIKMNTITLNTILDALCKERKLDEARSLLDSARKRGYIVDEVSYSTLITGYFREEKVEKALEMWEEMKKIKIIPTVSTFNSLIGGLCHNGKTELAMEKFDELAESGLLPDDTTFNSIILGYCKEGRVEKAFEFYNESVRHSFKPDSYTCNILLNGLCKEGMTEKALNFFNSLIEEREVDTVTYNTMISGFCKDRKVKEAFDLLSEMEEKKLEPDRFTYNSIVTALMEDGKLSEAEELLEKVSLKFGSAKQSLQGETHENAESKEELNNTEGIAYSDVINELCSRGRSKGVTVEVT; from the coding sequence ATGAAATACAAGATCGTCTCCAATTTCCGGTTCAGGAGTCTCGGTTTGTTCCGGTTTAGCCACCACAATGAAAAAGCGAATCAAACATTTCTCCTGGACGATGCAAATCAGACTTCCATTCCGACAACAATGGCGACTCTGAAGCCACCGGAATCTCAACTACTAAAAACCCTTTCATCAATCCTCACATCGGATAAAACCCATATcctcgaaaccctaaacccttacaTCCCCCAAATCACTCAGcctctcctcctctctctcttctcctctccTTCACTCGCCAAGCGACCCGAaactctcctctctctcttccaCTGGGCTAAGACCTCGACCCCGGAAGCATTCCCATCTGACTCCCCTCTCCCCCTCCTCTCCGTCGTCCGCTCCCTCATCTCCCACCACAAATTCGCCGACGCCAAGTCCCTTCTCGTCTCCCACATCCTCACCACCTCCGATGGaccgctctctctctccaactCCCTCCTCCACCCGAATCTCCACCTCTCTCCCCCTCCCTCCAAAGCCCTCCTCGACGTCTCCCTCGGCGCTTACCTTCAAGCCGGGAAGCCTCACGTGGCGTTACACATCTTCCAGAAGATGGTTCGGTTGAAGCTGAAACCAAACCCTCTCACTTGCAACACTCTTCTCATCGGTCTGGTCAGGTACCCTTCAAGCTTCTCTCTCGCAAACGCTAGACAAGTGTTTCACGACATGGTTAAGCTCGGCGTCTCGCTAAATGCCAAGACTTTCAATGTGTTGATTCATGGGTTTTGCTTAGAAGGGAAGCTCGACGACGCCGTGGGAATGATTGAGAGGATGGTTAGTGAGTTCAGTGTTCAGCCTGATAACGTTACTTACAATACGGTTTTGAAAGCCATGTCTAAGAAGGGGCGTTTGAATGAGGTTAAGGAGCTGTTGTTGGATATGAAGAAGAACGGTTTGGTGCCTAATAAAGATACTTACAATAATCTAGTCTATGGTTACTGTAAACTGGGTTCCTTGACGGAAGCGTTTCAGATTGTGGAGCTGATGAAGCAGACTAATATGTTACCGGATCTTCGCACTTATAACATGTTGATGAATGGGCTGTGCAATGAGGGAAGTATTAAGGAAGCTCTTGAGTTGGTAGATGAGATGAAGGAGTTGAAGTTACTGCCTGATGTGGTTACTTACAACACGTTGATTGATGGGTGTTTTGAATTGGGGAGGAGTTTGGACGCTAAGAAGTTAATGGAGCAGATGGTGAATCTTGGAGTTAAACCGAACCAAGTGACTCATAACATATCTCTTAAGTGGCTTTGCAAAGAAGGGAAGATGGAAGAGGTTAGTAGAAAGGTTAAGGAACTGGTGGAAGTGCATGGGTTTTCTCCTGATAGAGTTACTTATCATACATTGATTAAAGGGTATTTGAAAGCAGGTGACTTGAATGGTGCACTTGAGATGATGCGTGAGATGGGGCAGAAGGGGATTAAGATGAATACCATTACACTTAATACCATTCTTGATGCTTTGTGTAAAGAGAGGAAACTTGACGAAGCTCGCAGTTTACTGGATAGTGCTCGCAAGCGAGGGTATATTGTTGACGAGGTTAGTTACAGCACGCTAATCACAGGCTACTTCAGGGAAGAGAAGGTTGAGAAGGCTTTGGAGATGTGggaagagatgaagaagataaagatcATCCCTACCGTGAGCACGTTTAACTCTTTAATTGGAGGTCTCTGTCACAATGGGAAAACTGAGCTAGCTATGGAGAAGTTCGATGAGCTTGCTGAGAGCGGTTTGCTTCCTGATGACACTACTTTCAACTCGATCATCCTCGGATACTGCAAAGAAGGACGTGTTGAGAAAGCGTTCGAGTTTTATAACGAAAGCGTCAGACACTCTTTCAAGCCTGATAGCTACACGTGTAACATTCTTCTCAATGGTCTTTGTAAGGAGGGTATGACAGAAAAGGCTCTCAATTTCTTCAACTCGCTTATCGAGGAGAGAGAGGTCGATACGGTTACGTACAACACGATGATCTCCGGTTTCTGCAAGGACAGGAAGGTGAAAGAAGCGTTTGATCTTTTATCAGAAATGGAGGAGAAAAAACTAGAGCCTGATCGGTTTACATACAACAGTATTGTCACTGCACTTATGGAAGATGGTAAGCTGAGTGAAGCAGAAGAATTGTTGGAGAAAGTTTCTTTAAAGTTTGGATCGGCGAAACAGAGTTTGCAGGGAGAGACGCATGAAAATGCTGAATCGAAGGAGGAACTTAATAACACTGAGGGTATTGCATACTCTGATGTTATAAATGAACTTTGTAGTAGAGGAAGATCAAAGGGGGTTACTGTAGAAGTTACATAG
- the LOC125576721 gene encoding uncharacterized protein LOC125576721, with protein MGVRREATLEEVVLNTRRRRSHRTDLLKDIEIELRGENLNTEKEDVCMWKRKSGYKKSFSTYETWLMLRESKSQCSWARGVWISQATPKYAFMAWLSVRNRMSTLDRAATWSQSVKAPPNGETIYSLSAPIQLRSGNILPKECCETPTLMSAL; from the coding sequence ATGGGAGTAAGAAGAGAAGCAACTTTGGAAGAGGTGGTGCTTaataccagaagaagaagaagtcatcgaacggACTTGCTTAAAGACATTGAGATTGAGCTGAGAGGAGAGAACCTAAATACAGAGAAAGAAGATGTTTGTATGTGGAAAAGGAAGTCTGGATATAAGAAGAGTTTCTCGACATATGAAACTTGGTTGATGTTGAGAGAGAGCAAGTCTCAATGTTCATGGGCTCGAGGTGTTTGGATTTCTCAAGCTACACCAAAATATGCGTTTATGGCGTGGCTGTCAGTTCGTAATAGAATGTCAACTCTAGACAGAGCTGCTACATGGAGTCAGTCTGTAAAAGCGCCACCGAATGGAGAGACCATCTATTCTTTGAGTGCTCCTATTCAACTCAGGTCTGGGAATATATTGCCAAAGGAATGCTGCGAAACTCCTACACTAATGTCTGCTCTGTGA